One Terriglobales bacterium genomic region harbors:
- a CDS encoding UbiA family prenyltransferase, with protein MSQAMDVSSIKSSTQATVDHGSKPVLCVDLDGTLVKGDLLWECILLLLKRKPLWLVLLPYWLLRGKASVKRHLARHTELNVATLPYRSELLEFLRAERLSGRRVVLITAADERLARSVAEHLGLFDQVYASDGKCNLKGRQKAEFLQGLFGKDGFEYVGDSSADLEVWDGAQAAYVVGGPRLAEQAAQMTEVKRVFSHRQPSAGTWIRALRGHHWFKNLLLFLPLGLAHRVSALQWMRTALGFVLFGVCASGLYILNDLLDLHSDRGHPWKSKRPFAAGEISIPGGLAISFVLLTSALGLSFLLSLKFGMVLFIYAVLTVWYSLQIKRIVLLDVFVLSSFYSIRILAGALIESVPLSQWFLPFSLFFFLSLAMAKRYSELVNAEQLVNSGNSGRGYITGDKDVLMSLGIGSSFAAVVIFSLYVHSPEVVVLYRSPAPLLLLCPIILYWLSRVWLKAHRGELHEDPITLAMRDPVSYAVALAAIVVLVASMMKRA; from the coding sequence ATGTCTCAGGCTATGGATGTCTCCTCCATTAAGTCCTCCACGCAAGCCACTGTGGATCACGGCTCCAAGCCGGTCCTGTGCGTGGATCTGGACGGCACACTGGTCAAAGGGGACCTACTCTGGGAGTGCATCCTCTTGCTATTGAAACGGAAACCTCTGTGGCTAGTATTGCTGCCTTATTGGCTGCTTCGAGGCAAGGCCAGCGTGAAGCGGCACTTGGCGCGACACACGGAGTTGAATGTCGCGACCCTCCCATATCGATCTGAGTTGCTCGAATTTCTGCGTGCGGAACGCCTGTCAGGGCGGAGAGTCGTGCTTATAACCGCCGCAGACGAGCGCCTGGCAAGAAGTGTGGCCGAGCATCTGGGTCTGTTTGATCAGGTGTATGCCAGCGACGGCAAATGTAACCTGAAGGGCCGGCAGAAAGCCGAATTCCTTCAGGGACTCTTCGGGAAGGATGGTTTCGAATATGTCGGCGACTCCAGCGCAGATCTGGAAGTCTGGGATGGAGCGCAAGCGGCATACGTCGTAGGGGGTCCGCGTCTAGCCGAGCAAGCTGCGCAGATGACCGAGGTCAAGAGAGTCTTTTCTCATCGGCAACCTTCCGCGGGCACCTGGATCCGTGCCTTGCGAGGCCATCACTGGTTCAAGAATCTGCTCTTGTTTCTTCCGCTGGGGTTGGCACATCGCGTGTCTGCGTTGCAGTGGATGCGCACGGCGCTGGGCTTTGTGCTATTCGGAGTTTGCGCTTCAGGGTTATACATCCTCAACGATCTGCTGGATCTGCACTCCGATCGTGGCCATCCCTGGAAGAGTAAACGGCCATTTGCCGCTGGAGAGATCTCCATCCCCGGCGGTCTTGCGATATCTTTTGTACTCCTAACGTCCGCGCTAGGTCTTAGTTTCCTGCTGAGCTTGAAGTTTGGGATGGTGCTGTTTATCTACGCAGTGCTGACAGTGTGGTATTCACTGCAGATAAAGAGGATCGTGCTACTGGACGTGTTTGTGCTGTCGAGCTTTTACAGCATACGCATTCTGGCAGGTGCATTGATTGAATCGGTGCCGCTCTCGCAGTGGTTCTTGCCGTTCTCGCTGTTTTTCTTTCTCAGTCTGGCCATGGCCAAGCGCTATTCCGAACTGGTAAATGCCGAGCAACTCGTGAATAGCGGCAACTCTGGACGGGGGTATATCACCGGCGATAAAGACGTGCTGATGAGCTTGGGGATCGGCAGCAGCTTTGCCGCGGTGGTGATCTTCAGCCTGTACGTACACAGTCCGGAAGTAGTCGTGCTCTACCGCTCGCCTGCGCCGCTGCTGTTGCTGTGTCCTATCATTCTTTACTGGCTGAGCCGGGTGTGGCTCAAAGCGCATCGCGGCGAACTGCACGAAGATCCGATTACACTGGCAATGCGGGATCCGGTGAGCTATGCCGTAGCTCTGGCGGCTATTGTCGTTCTCGTCGCCAGCATGATGAAGCGGGCGTGA
- a CDS encoding FAD-binding oxidoreductase, with protein MDTCSLEIPNATGLDATKPVADYYSWGRFPQVRHRAVHRVYWPDQLPDVLSRASTGSVLPYGLGRSYGDSCLNEGRDLIDCSRMNRFLGFDLETGLICCEAGVSLAEILAIAVPHGWFLPVTPGTKFVTVGGAIANDVHGKNHHRAGTFGHHVRKLGLQRSDGNLLICTPEENPGLFRATIGGLGLTGVIVWAEIQLRRIESSQIEVDTLVFQSLDEFLTLTSESDADFEYTVAWIDCFSTPQPRGIFFRGNHAAAGGLEIPRKRAPRVPVAFPDWVLSRRTIQWFNSLYFRRNFLKRRRSLLSYEPFFYPLDSIRQWNLIYGKRGFLQYQCVIPDSARGVFARLLGLIADSQMGSFLGVIKRFGSIPAAGMISFPRPGLTLALDFAMRGESTLRLMQTLDDVVLESGGALYPAKDGRMSRTMFRQSFPEWRRFESYVDPKFSSSFWRRVAFE; from the coding sequence ATGGACACCTGCTCGCTCGAAATTCCCAACGCCACTGGCCTAGATGCAACGAAACCTGTAGCGGATTATTACTCCTGGGGCAGATTTCCGCAGGTAAGGCACCGCGCCGTGCATCGAGTCTACTGGCCGGATCAACTTCCAGATGTTTTGAGCCGCGCATCTACCGGTTCTGTTCTCCCCTACGGTCTTGGGCGGAGCTATGGCGACTCCTGTCTGAACGAAGGACGAGACCTGATCGACTGCTCTCGCATGAACCGCTTTCTGGGTTTCGATCTGGAAACCGGATTGATATGCTGCGAAGCCGGTGTCAGCCTGGCTGAGATTCTGGCCATCGCTGTCCCGCATGGATGGTTTCTACCGGTTACGCCGGGTACGAAATTCGTTACCGTAGGGGGGGCGATAGCCAACGATGTGCATGGGAAGAACCACCATCGCGCCGGGACCTTCGGTCATCATGTTCGCAAGCTCGGGTTGCAGCGATCGGATGGGAATCTTCTGATCTGCACTCCAGAAGAAAACCCAGGTCTGTTTCGGGCAACGATTGGGGGACTGGGTCTTACGGGAGTGATCGTATGGGCGGAAATTCAGCTGCGCCGGATCGAGAGCAGCCAAATTGAAGTCGATACGCTGGTTTTTCAGTCGCTGGATGAATTCCTGACGCTAACCTCAGAAAGCGACGCCGATTTCGAATATACGGTGGCCTGGATCGATTGCTTTTCTACACCGCAACCTAGAGGGATTTTCTTTCGTGGAAATCATGCTGCGGCTGGCGGGCTTGAAATACCAAGGAAGCGAGCTCCGCGCGTGCCAGTCGCATTTCCCGACTGGGTGCTCAGCCGGCGAACGATTCAATGGTTCAACTCACTTTACTTCCGGCGGAACTTTCTGAAGCGTCGTCGCTCCCTGCTCTCCTACGAACCATTTTTCTATCCCTTGGATTCGATACGACAATGGAATCTCATCTATGGCAAGCGGGGGTTCTTGCAGTATCAGTGCGTGATTCCGGATTCCGCGCGCGGGGTTTTTGCGCGGCTGCTGGGTTTGATAGCCGACTCACAAATGGGTTCATTTCTGGGAGTGATAAAGCGATTTGGTTCGATTCCCGCGGCAGGCATGATTTCTTTTCCGCGGCCCGGTCTCACCCTGGCGTTGGACTTTGCGATGCGTGGGGAGAGCACGCTGCGCCTGATGCAGACTCTCGACGATGTTGTATTGGAAAGCGGTGGCGCCTTGTATCCCGCTAAAGATGGTCGCATGAGCCGGACAATGTTCCGGCAGTCCTTTCCGGAATGGCGCAGGTTCGAATCCTACGTTGATCCCAAATTCTCGTCGTCGTTTTGGCGAAGAGTTGCGTTTGAATAG